In a single window of the bacterium genome:
- a CDS encoding glycosyltransferase has protein sequence MKILHVYKTYYPETTGGGQHAICQIATTTIPHGCQHRVLTLMADKQGERRVPRPEAEVIRYPSDVDVASTPMALAAIAGLKEHAQWADVVHYHFPWPWGDVMHLLARHGKPSVVTYHSDVVKQKYLNLVYKPLMWQFLKRVDAVAATSPNYAESSPVLRQLPKEKLQVIPFGLEPSSYPDADAARVAAWKERLGERFWLFVGQLRYYKGLHYLLDALKEDDFPLVLVGGGPMETELRAQATRLGLKNVHFLGQVSDEDKMALLAGCYGFVFPSYLRSEAFGLALLEAAMMGKPMISCEIGTGTSYVNLDGVTGIVAKPENPEALKQAMRRLWNEPELAAQMGLAARARFEAEFTPERMGQLYATLYRDVAHVH, from the coding sequence GTGAAAATTCTGCATGTTTATAAAACCTATTATCCCGAGACCACCGGCGGTGGCCAGCACGCCATTTGCCAAATCGCCACCACGACCATTCCGCATGGCTGCCAGCACCGCGTGCTGACCTTGATGGCCGATAAGCAGGGCGAGCGCCGTGTGCCGCGGCCTGAGGCGGAGGTCATCCGCTACCCGAGCGATGTGGATGTGGCCTCCACCCCCATGGCATTGGCGGCCATTGCTGGGTTGAAGGAACATGCCCAATGGGCCGATGTGGTGCATTATCATTTTCCATGGCCCTGGGGCGATGTGATGCATCTGCTGGCGCGCCATGGCAAGCCCAGCGTGGTGACCTATCATTCCGACGTGGTGAAACAGAAATACCTGAATCTCGTTTATAAGCCGCTGATGTGGCAATTTCTCAAACGGGTGGATGCGGTGGCGGCGACCTCGCCCAATTATGCCGAAAGCAGCCCCGTGCTGCGGCAATTGCCGAAAGAAAAACTGCAGGTGATCCCGTTTGGGCTGGAGCCCTCCAGCTATCCTGACGCGGATGCGGCGCGGGTGGCGGCATGGAAAGAAAGGCTGGGGGAGCGCTTCTGGCTTTTTGTAGGACAATTACGTTATTACAAAGGATTGCATTATCTTCTTGATGCATTGAAGGAAGATGATTTTCCACTCGTGCTGGTGGGGGGCGGGCCCATGGAGACGGAACTGCGCGCGCAGGCGACGCGACTTGGATTGAAGAATGTGCATTTTCTCGGTCAAGTAAGCGACGAGGATAAGATGGCGCTGCTGGCCGGGTGTTACGGGTTTGTGTTTCCGTCGTATTTACGGTCCGAGGCATTCGGCCTGGCACTGCTGGAAGCGGCCATGATGGGAAAGCCGATGATCTCCTGCGAGATCGGCACCGGCACGAGCTATGTGAACCTGGACGGGGTGACGGGGATTGTCGCCAAGCCGGAGAACCCTGAAGCGTTGAAACAGGCCATGCGCCGCCTGTGGAATGAGCCGGAACTGGCGGCGCAAATGGGCCTGGCGGCGCGCGCGCGTTTTGAGGCGGAATTCACGCCCGAACGCATGGGCCAGCTTTACGCAACGCTTTACCGGGATGTGGCGCATGTTCACTAA